Within Romboutsia sp. CE17, the genomic segment TGAACCAATTACATAAACCCAACTATTTTTAAACAAAATCATAAGACTAGTCCAAAATGAAGTTGCAGTCTGAGTATGACCACTAGGGAAAGAGTAACCAGTTGCTGTAGAAACTCTCATAGACTCAAGACCTGGCGTTCCAATAGGTCTTGGCGCTTTAACAACCTCTTTTACACCAGTGTTTACAATAAAATTTCCTATTATTGAAAATAATAATCTTTGACCAAATGTCTTATTAAAACACCAATACATAAGTGCTGAAAAAAGAACAATTATAGGAACTTCTGTACTAATAGTAAATATCAAAAATATTGCATTCAATAAATTCGATCTAATACTCTGAAAAAACATTAAAATACTTAACTGAAGACTCACAACACTCATCCTCCTAAAATAATCTACTATTGAATTATACATAATTTAAAGTAATAAATACATCTTTATTTAATTACTAATCTTATTTTAAGCTATTATTAGCAAAATATATTAATTATTATAAATTTTAACAAAAAATTTCATAAGCATAAAAAAGGCTATGCTCAAAATAAAAGACAATATCGTCTTCCCAATTTGAACTTAGCCCTTTTTCTAGATATAAATTTATATAATAATTATTTCACGTCTTCTACTATTCCAATATATGGTAAGTTTCTATATTTCTCAGCATAATCTATACCATATCCAACTATAAACTTATCTTCTATAACAAATCCAACATAGTCAACATGCATATTAGCAGTTCTTCTTTGTGGTTTATCTAGTAAAGTACATAGCTTTAAAGATTTCGGCTTTCTAGTTTGTAAAGCAGCTACTAAGTTGCTTAAAGTTAGTCCAGAATCTATTATATCTTCAACTATTAATACATTTCTGCCTTCTATATCAACATCTAAGTCTTTTATTATCTTAACTGTTCCTGAAGACTCAGTTGAGTTACCATAACTTGACACACTCATAAAGTCCATATTAACATCTAAATCTATATTTCTTATTAAGTCGGCTACGAATACGCTAGCACCCTTTAATATACCTACTACAAGTAAATCTTCCCCTTCATAATCCTTCTCTATTTGCTTTGCTAATTCATATACTTTAGATTTTATTTCTTCTTCAGATAACATTACCCCTGTAACTTTAAACATCTTAACCTCCTGTACGATTCCGTATATTTTACTCTAATATTATAACATAAAGTTGTAGAATTTTGAATTTTTTTCTTTATTTTTATTTTATAATTCGTGTTTTTAAGTTTAATCCATTATTCTCTAGTATAAACTTTATAACTAAATAATAAACATTCTACTAAAGCCTTGGATTAAATTTTTCATTTGTATTATACTTTATATATAATGGTAGTATAAATATTTACTACTTATAACTATTTAGGAGGTATTTAAATGAGTGTAAATCATGGTGCAAACTTATATGATTTATCTAGCAAATATGGATTTTCAAAAGAAGAATTTATGGATTTTAGTTCCAATATAAATCCTTTTGGTACATCAAAACTTGCTAAAGAATATATCATAAATAATATAGATATAGTATCAATGTATCCAGATCCTAATTACATAGAATTAAAAAAATCTATAGCTAGCTACTGTAAATGTTTAGAAAACAATATTATATTAGGAAGTGGCGCAACAGAGTTAATTTCTTCATTTATAAAAACAATAAAGCCTAAAAAAGCATTATTATTATCACCTGCTTACTCTGAATATGAAAAAGAATTATCAAAAATAAACTGTAACATCACAAAATACTTTTCTAGATACGAAAATAATTTTAAAATAGATGTTTCAGAATTAATAGAAAATATAAGTGAAAATAGATATGACTTAGTGATAATATGTAATCCAAATAATCCTACAGGCTTTACTTTTACGTCAAAAGAAATTGAAAAAATCTTAAGATCAACTTCTTCTTTTGTAATGGTAGATGAAACTTATGTAGAATTTACAG encodes:
- the hpt gene encoding hypoxanthine phosphoribosyltransferase; amino-acid sequence: MFKVTGVMLSEEEIKSKVYELAKQIEKDYEGEDLLVVGILKGASVFVADLIRNIDLDVNMDFMSVSSYGNSTESSGTVKIIKDLDVDIEGRNVLIVEDIIDSGLTLSNLVAALQTRKPKSLKLCTLLDKPQRRTANMHVDYVGFVIEDKFIVGYGIDYAEKYRNLPYIGIVEDVK
- a CDS encoding pyridoxal phosphate-dependent aminotransferase; the protein is MSVNHGANLYDLSSKYGFSKEEFMDFSSNINPFGTSKLAKEYIINNIDIVSMYPDPNYIELKKSIASYCKCLENNIILGSGATELISSFIKTIKPKKALLLSPAYSEYEKELSKINCNITKYFSRYENNFKIDVSELIENISENRYDLVIICNPNNPTGFTFTSKEIEKILRSTSSFVMVDETYVEFTDTKIYSSTSLVDNYNNLFVIRGTSKFFSTPGLRLGYGLIGNEKVKDSINSQLDLWNINIIASSMGQIMFTDKEFINHCTDVILRERDFLTEELNQLKDLHVYESNGNFILCKIQSEKITARTLREKLIPNKIIIRDCSSFDGLDEYFFRVCILKPEENRLLLNALKEIFI